From the genome of Solibacillus sp. FSL H8-0538:
TGTTTCATTATTGATATTTTCAATCATCGCGATTGCGCACATCCCTAGTCCTGGACGTGATTCATTTAAACGTACTTCAATATCTTGGCCACCAGGATACGTAACTGTCACGATGCCATCTGCTTGCGCCCAGTTAGCCACACCTTCATAAATGAACGTATAGACGACTAAACGTTTAATTTGCTCTACTTTATTTCCATTTATACGTAAGTTTTCGCCGCCACTCACCGCACCAGTGCGATCATCACCGTCCAGTTGAATAAATGGCGCACTGTTGTATTGGCCAAATGCATTTCCCAACGCTTGCACACAGCCTTTTTGTCCGTTTTTTAATTCATATAAACATCCGAGATCTAAATCAATCCCATTGTT
Proteins encoded in this window:
- a CDS encoding TerD family protein gives rise to the protein MVNLNKIELTKKGQSISLEKKQGALGEIVVNLNWNQQKKSGGFLSSLLGKNNGIDLDLGCLYELKNGQKGCVQALGNAFGQYNSAPFIQLDGDDRTGAVSGGENLRINGNKVEQIKRLVVYTFIYEGVANWAQADGIVTVTYPGGQDIEVRLNESRPGLGMCAIAMIENINNETFKVERLVEYFDGHQQLDNAYGWGMSWRRGSK